CCCGAGCTGGCGGGACACGGGCACGCGCGCGTGATCTGGACGCCGCACCCCGGCGAGGCCGCGCGGCTGCTCGGCACCGATACGGCCGGGATCGTGCGCGACCCGCTGGGCGCGGCCCACACCCTCCAGCAGCGCTTTGGCGGCGTGGTCGTGCTCAAGGGCGGACCGAGCGTCGTGGCGCACGCGGGCGGCCTCAGCGTCGCGCGTGGCGGGCACCCGGGCATGGCGACGGCCGGCATGGGCGACACGCTCTCCGGCATCCTGGCCGCGCTGCTGGGACAGGGCCTGTCGGCACCGGACGCCGCGGTGGCCGGCGTCCGGCTGCACGCGCGGGCTGGCGAGCGGGCGGGTGCCCGTCACGGCTACGGCCTGATCGCGTCGGACGTCGCGCTGGAACTGGGCGGCGCGTGGCAGGACGTGAGCGGCGGCGCGGCCGGGGAAGCGTGGTAGGGTCGCTGCATGCAGGGTCTGCTGAGTGATCTTCCGCTGCTGGGCGCCCTGGAACTGATTCACACCACCCGGCAGACCGGCGTGCTGGACGTGCAGACGGACGTGCCGTATGCGGTCGCCTTCGTGGGCGGCGAGATCGTGTCCGGCGGCATCGTGGACTGGATCGGCCTGGACGCCCTGTACGCGTGCCCGCTGCTGGCCGAATCCGGGTCGTTCTCTTTCGAGCGCAAGCCCGTGACCGGCCGGCCGCTGGGCACCTTCAACCACATCGTGTCCGACTGGGCGCGCACGTCAGATGAGTGGCAGGAGGTATGCGCGGTGATCGGCAGCCCGAGCCGCTACTACCGGGGGGCCGAGCCGCTGTTCGACCTGGAGGGCGGGCGCTCGGTGCGCGGCGCGGCGCGGGCGGCGGAGGTGCCGGTCTTCCAGGTGGCGCAGTTCGTGGTCCGGGCGCTGCGCGACGGCCGGCTGGAGGCCAGGGACCGTTTCGAGTGGTTCCGGCTCAAACTTCAGCCCGCGCCGCGCCGCGCCGGGCAGACGCCCGAGCCGATGCTGCCGCTGGGCCAGCTGATCGAGCGCGGCATGCCGCTGCGTGAAGCCCGCGCCCGGCTGCTGAACGAACTGCGCCTGGGCCTGCGCTTCACCGGCAGCGGGTGGGTGTGGCGCGATCTGGTGTGGGAAGTGCAGCAGGACACCGTGGCGACCGCACCCCGCTGAGGCCGGCGGCCAGGGGAATACCCTAGAATGCCGCCCATGCTGTTTCTGTCCGTGCTGCTGCTGGCCGTCGCGTTCCTGGTGGGGAGCGCGCCCGTGGGGCACACGCTGCTCGCGCGCGTCGGGGTGGACGTCCGGACGAACAATCCCTACAACCTCGGCGTGGAGAACGTCCTGCGGCGGGTGGGGCCGGGCCTGGCCGTCACGACCGCGCTGCTGGACGCCGCGAAGGGCTTCGTCGCGGTGCTGATGGCCGCGAGCCTCCAGCTGCCGGAGGTGGCGGCGCTGGGCGCGCTGGCCGCGTATCTGGGCCACCTGAATCCGCCGCCGCGCCTGTACGGGCCGCTGCCGCCGCGCGGCCGGGGCAACCTCGTGCTGCTGGGCGTGCTGGCGGGCCTCGCGGTCACGGGAGCCGTGCCGCTGTGGGCGGCGGCGCTGCCGGTCGTGGTGTACGCGGGCATCAGCGGGTACTGGGGCTTCGTGACGCTGGGTACGCTGGGGGGCCTCGCGGCCTTCGCGGTGGCGGCGGCGCTGCTGCCCACGCCGGTGCCGGCGAAACTCGCGGCGCTGGGGCTGCTGCTGGCCGCCACGTGGCGCTTCAAGGAGAACCTGGGCCGCATCCTGGACGGCACCGAACCGCGCCTGGGCGACGCGGTGCCGATGGCCGGCAAACGCGCGGACGAGGTCGTGACGGCCTTCATGATCCACCCCATGACCGTGGAGAACTTCTGGCAGACCCGGCGCTTCTCGTGGATGCGCCCGCTGGTGGAACGCGGCCTGATCTCCGAGGCGAGCGTGCGCGACCTGGCCCGCTCGCTGCGCCCCATGAAGGTGGGAGAGCTGCGCGGCATCCGCACCGTGGACGGCAAGAGCATCCGCTGCTACCTGCTGTCCAGCCCGCTGCTGCCCGACGTCTTCCGCGACGATCCGGAGCTCGCCACCCGCCGCGCCATCGAGGGTGCGCGCCTCGCGCACGAACTGGGCGCCGAGGTGTTCGGGCTGGGCGCCTTCTGGTCGGTGGTGGGCAACAAGGGTATGGACGTGCAGGCGGCGGTGCCGCAGATCACCATCACGAATGGCGGGGCATACACCTCCGGCACCATCAAGGCCGCGGTGCCCGGCATCCTGGAGCACTTCGCCGCCACCGGACGCGACCTCAAGGACGCGACGGCGGCGGTGGTGGGCGCCAACGGCGTGGTCGCCTTCGGAATCGCGCGGACCATCGCGCCGCAGGTGAGTCGGCTGATCATGGTGGGCCGCGACCTGGAGCGGCTGGACCGCAGCGCCACGACCCTGCGCCGGGCCGTGAAGGACACCGAGATCGTCACGACCACGTCGTACGACGGGCTCAAGGACGCGTCGCTGATCTTCACCGCGACCAGCGACCCCAACCCCGTGATCTTCCCGCAGCACGTCCAGCCGGGTGCGTGGATCTTCGACGAGGGCCGCCCCGCCGACGTGGACGACAGCGTGCGCAGCGTGCCGGGCGTGCGGATCATCCCCGGCGGCGTGGTGCGCCCGCCCGGCGGCATGACCAGCAACATCGACCTGCAGTTCGGCGAGGGCGCGGTGCCGGCGTGCCTCGCGGAGACGCTGATCATCGCCGCGACGGGCGAGCACGGCCGCAAGAGCCTGGGCCCGCAGACCCTCACGGAGAACATCAACTTCTTCGTGGACGAGGCGCACAAGCTCGGCTTCGAGGTCCTGGACTGACATGACGCCGCCCCTCATGATTTGCTGAGGTTCGGCGGGGTGTCTAGGAATGGGCCCGGCCCGCCCGCAGATCTTCGTCCGGCCTTCATCTGAGCTCCCTATGCTGCCGGGGTGATCCGGCCGACGCTGCTGCGCGTTCTGTCCACGCTGGCGCTGCTGGCCGTCATGGTCGCCGCGCCCGGCCACGCCGCCGAGGTGCTGCTGTGGCCGGGGGGGCTTCAGCCGCCACAGCCCATCTCGACCCCCGAGCCGCCGTGCGCGGAACCCACGGGCCGCCTGAGCCTGCGCCTGTGGGAACTCGTGCGGCAGGAGGGCGGCCCGGACCTGACCTGCGGCAACGCCTTCGTGGCCTTCGACCGCACACCCCGCAGCGACCGCGTGCCCGAGGACGCCTTCCAGGTCGCCGCCGACCAGATCCGGGCCGCCCACGCCGAGGTACTGTTGGCCAGCATGGAGTGGCGGTCCGGCGGCGAGAACCCCGGCATGACCTTCGCTCGGGCAGTGCGCGACCTGTATGTCCGCGTGGCCGCAAATCCGGCCGCGTACCCGCAGGGCATGAGCGTGCGGCTGCTGCTCGGCGGCCTGCCGGACTTCGTGCGCCCGGACGGCGCGACGCAGATCCTGAGCGTAGCCCACGACCTGCGCAGTGTGGGCGTGCCCCTGAGCGACCCCCGCGCCGGGTGGACGGTCACGCTGCTGAACTACCGCTACCTGCCGCACAGCCACGTGAAACTGCACGTTATCGACGGCACGGACCTCACGGTGGCCGGCTACAACTACACCGACTGGCACCTGCCGGTCAGCGAGCCCGGCGGCCGCGCCCTGCACGACCTGGGCCTGCACATGTCCGGCCCGGTCGCGCAGAGCGGCGTGGCGGTGTTCGACGACCTGTGGCGCCGCAGCCAGGAACTGGTCTGCCCGGCGGACGTGGCCCCGGACGACGTGACCGCCCGCTGCGCCCTGCAGGAGCCCGCGCCCCCCTCGCACCCAGAACTGGCCCGGCACGCCGTGCGGACAGGAGACACGCGCGCCTACATGCTGTACCGCCGCACTGGGGTCGACCAGGCGGACGTGGCGCACCTGGCGCTGCTGGACGGCGCCCGCACACAGGTCGACCTGATGCAGGCGGATTTCGGGCCGCCGCTGACGTGCTGGTATGCCTACCTGAATCCGTCCACGTGCCCGGTGCGCGAGTGGACGACGTACATGACGGAGGTGCTGACCGCGCTGCGGCGGGGTGTGCACGTCCGGCTGCTGCTGGTGGACTACGGCATCGGGGCCGCGCCGAACCGCAGCGGGGTGGCGCTGATCCGCCGTGAACTGCACCGCCGGGGCCTGGACGACCGCTTCGAGGCCCGCTACACCACCTTCACCATGCACACCAAGGCCCTGACCGTCGACCACGAGCTGGTCGTGACCGGCAGCATGAACTTCCATTTCGCGTCGTGGGGCAGCCTGGGCCTGGCGGAAGCTGCGCTGGCGACCGACGATCCACGGGCGGTGGCCGAACAGGAGGCGAGCTTCAACGACGTGTGGGCCAACGGCAGCCGGCCCGTCCCGGAGGAACGCTGGCTGCCGAACGTCACCCAGGACCTCCTGAACTGAGAACGCACACCGGCGGCGGGGGCACGGTCTGACGCGCCGGGCTTCCGTAGACTGTGTGCATGAGTGGTGTTCCCGTCCGCTGGTCCTCGCCGAGGTGTGGTCATGGTTGAGCGCGTGTTCCTGGCCAAGCCGCGCGGCTTCTGCGCCGGGGTGGTCATGGCGATCCAGGCGGTCGAACGGGCGGCGCAGCGTGAGGAGAAGCCGGTCACGGTGTACCACTCCATCGTGCACAACCACACCGTGGTCGAGCGGCTGTCGTCGGCGCACGGCGTGCACTTCGTGGAGGATCTCGACGCCGTGAACGCCCTGCCCGAGGGCGGCGAGACGGTCGTGTTCAGCGCCCACGGCATCAGCCCCGCGGTGCGGGAACGCGCCCGCGCGCTGGGGCTGGCGACCATCGACGCGACGTGCCCGCTGGTCACGAAGGTGCACACCGAGGCGAAGAAGTACGCGCGCGAGGGCTACACCATCCTGCTGATCGGAGACAGCGCCCGGCACCAGGAGGTGATCGGCACGCGCGGCGAGGCGCCGGAGCACACGATCCTGGTCGGGGTGCTGGGCAAGACCGGCGAGGGGCTGCACGATCCGTACACCGTGCAGGTGCCCGATCCACAGAAACTGGTCGTGCTGACACAGACGACCCTGAGCGTGGACGACACCCGCCGCACCATCGAGATCCTGAAGTCGCGCTTCCCGGCGCTGGTGGTGCCGCCCAGCGAGGACCTGTGCTATGCCACGAAGAACCGCCAGGACGCGGTCAAGGCCATCGCTCCGCATGTGGACGCCTTTCTGGTGCTGACCAGCACGCACTCGAGCAACGGCATGCGCCTGCTGGAACTGGCCGCCGAGACCTGCGGCCGGGCCGAGCGGCTGGAGACGGTGGCAGACCTGGCGCACGTGGACCTCGCGGGCGTGCACAGCGTGGGCATCACGTCGGCAGCCAGCACCCCGGACGACCTCGTGCAGGCGGTGGTCGCGCACTTCCGCGCCCTGAACCCGGCGCTGGAGGTGATTGAGGAAGGCGAGTGGGAGGACATCGAGTTCCGCGAGCCGAGGAAGATCCTGCCCACCGACGCCCTGCCGCGCACCATGCAGTGATTTCACCTTCACGTGGGTCGGAGACGAGTCCGAGCGACGCGAGAAGACCCATCCCGGACTGGAGGGCTACAAAGATTTCCCGATCCTTCCGCGGGAGGTCCTGGACGCACGGAGGTTCGGGATGATCCTCTCCCCTGCCGCGTGGGCAGCGTTCGATGCCGTACTGCGGGTGTTCGTGGCGTGGCAGGTGGTGTGGGGGCTGATCGCGTTCGTGTCGGTGTGGCGGGACAAGGTGCTGGCCT
This region of Deinococcus metalli genomic DNA includes:
- a CDS encoding DUF4388 domain-containing protein, encoding MQGLLSDLPLLGALELIHTTRQTGVLDVQTDVPYAVAFVGGEIVSGGIVDWIGLDALYACPLLAESGSFSFERKPVTGRPLGTFNHIVSDWARTSDEWQEVCAVIGSPSRYYRGAEPLFDLEGGRSVRGAARAAEVPVFQVAQFVVRALRDGRLEARDRFEWFRLKLQPAPRRAGQTPEPMLPLGQLIERGMPLREARARLLNELRLGLRFTGSGWVWRDLVWEVQQDTVATAPR
- a CDS encoding glycerol-3-phosphate acyltransferase, yielding MLFLSVLLLAVAFLVGSAPVGHTLLARVGVDVRTNNPYNLGVENVLRRVGPGLAVTTALLDAAKGFVAVLMAASLQLPEVAALGALAAYLGHLNPPPRLYGPLPPRGRGNLVLLGVLAGLAVTGAVPLWAAALPVVVYAGISGYWGFVTLGTLGGLAAFAVAAALLPTPVPAKLAALGLLLAATWRFKENLGRILDGTEPRLGDAVPMAGKRADEVVTAFMIHPMTVENFWQTRRFSWMRPLVERGLISEASVRDLARSLRPMKVGELRGIRTVDGKSIRCYLLSSPLLPDVFRDDPELATRRAIEGARLAHELGAEVFGLGAFWSVVGNKGMDVQAAVPQITITNGGAYTSGTIKAAVPGILEHFAATGRDLKDATAAVVGANGVVAFGIARTIAPQVSRLIMVGRDLERLDRSATTLRRAVKDTEIVTTTSYDGLKDASLIFTATSDPNPVIFPQHVQPGAWIFDEGRPADVDDSVRSVPGVRIIPGGVVRPPGGMTSNIDLQFGEGAVPACLAETLIIAATGEHGRKSLGPQTLTENINFFVDEAHKLGFEVLD
- a CDS encoding phospholipase D-like domain-containing protein, with the translated sequence MIRPTLLRVLSTLALLAVMVAAPGHAAEVLLWPGGLQPPQPISTPEPPCAEPTGRLSLRLWELVRQEGGPDLTCGNAFVAFDRTPRSDRVPEDAFQVAADQIRAAHAEVLLASMEWRSGGENPGMTFARAVRDLYVRVAANPAAYPQGMSVRLLLGGLPDFVRPDGATQILSVAHDLRSVGVPLSDPRAGWTVTLLNYRYLPHSHVKLHVIDGTDLTVAGYNYTDWHLPVSEPGGRALHDLGLHMSGPVAQSGVAVFDDLWRRSQELVCPADVAPDDVTARCALQEPAPPSHPELARHAVRTGDTRAYMLYRRTGVDQADVAHLALLDGARTQVDLMQADFGPPLTCWYAYLNPSTCPVREWTTYMTEVLTALRRGVHVRLLLVDYGIGAAPNRSGVALIRRELHRRGLDDRFEARYTTFTMHTKALTVDHELVVTGSMNFHFASWGSLGLAEAALATDDPRAVAEQEASFNDVWANGSRPVPEERWLPNVTQDLLN
- the ispH gene encoding 4-hydroxy-3-methylbut-2-enyl diphosphate reductase produces the protein MVERVFLAKPRGFCAGVVMAIQAVERAAQREEKPVTVYHSIVHNHTVVERLSSAHGVHFVEDLDAVNALPEGGETVVFSAHGISPAVRERARALGLATIDATCPLVTKVHTEAKKYAREGYTILLIGDSARHQEVIGTRGEAPEHTILVGVLGKTGEGLHDPYTVQVPDPQKLVVLTQTTLSVDDTRRTIEILKSRFPALVVPPSEDLCYATKNRQDAVKAIAPHVDAFLVLTSTHSSNGMRLLELAAETCGRAERLETVADLAHVDLAGVHSVGITSAASTPDDLVQAVVAHFRALNPALEVIEEGEWEDIEFREPRKILPTDALPRTMQ